One window from the genome of Microcoleus sp. FACHB-68 encodes:
- a CDS encoding GIY-YIG nuclease family protein: MTTETDIPSLQSLEYLSYLDSGGQLPENLQGKVGVYAIFDSEKVLQFVGYSRDVYLSLKQHFVRQPQNCYWLKVQTIDRPSRTILENIRESWIAENGGTPAGNAADEVKWTQPIDVKSLMTSEEQASYEKAAGQEMEQSKVLKNAARRVEAGILASLKTRGLQTEVRFNPKLKESGLLDLK; this comes from the coding sequence ATGACCACTGAAACAGACATCCCATCTCTACAGAGTTTAGAATATCTTTCCTACCTTGATAGCGGTGGACAACTACCTGAAAACTTGCAAGGTAAAGTTGGGGTATACGCAATTTTTGATTCAGAAAAAGTGTTGCAATTTGTTGGTTATTCCCGTGATGTTTATCTCAGCCTCAAACAACACTTTGTCCGCCAACCGCAAAACTGTTACTGGCTAAAAGTCCAAACCATTGACCGACCTAGCCGCACGATTTTAGAAAATATCCGTGAATCTTGGATCGCAGAAAATGGTGGCACACCGGCAGGTAATGCAGCTGATGAAGTGAAGTGGACTCAGCCGATTGATGTGAAAAGCCTGATGACTTCTGAGGAACAGGCGAGTTATGAAAAGGCTGCCGGTCAGGAAATGGAACAGTCAAAAGTGTTGAAAAATGCTGCCCGACGGGTTGAAGCCGGCATTTTGGCTTCCCTCAAAACCCGTGGCTTACAAACAGAAGTTCGCTTTAACCCCAAACTCAAAGAAAGCGGTTTGCTTGATTTAAAATAG
- a CDS encoding radical SAM protein translates to MNPLTLSKLAVKHTQNAVAESVYRNTGYDTTKPVTFYGIINEHCNVKCRQCEYWRLKNYKDEMSIEEWKNALLSIKAFVGEFSINFSGGEPFIKKGFIDLLAFCGANGIHSGVTTNGSCMTKENAEKTVAARPFNVNFSVDGPNAELHDYLRGYPGLFAKLSNGIKYLREECDKQGVKFPITVKPTINKLNFRLLPDIVEWAEKMGVTTVNFQPVNRWTQETYEELWVEQEDQEEFANVIERLIEMKKNGAPIMNSDEILRLMLPHFREEKAPAENMPCRVGLRNYWIETDGNVKLCNDYPVIGNVKNESARDIWYGKKAQKVRQQTLDCGKLCLITCVSQKTLMDKVKMGLKLLHN, encoded by the coding sequence ATGAACCCGTTAACTCTGTCTAAACTGGCAGTTAAGCACACTCAAAATGCAGTTGCAGAATCGGTTTATCGGAATACTGGCTACGACACTACCAAGCCGGTGACTTTTTACGGGATTATCAATGAGCATTGCAATGTGAAATGCCGGCAGTGTGAATACTGGCGGCTCAAGAATTACAAAGACGAAATGAGCATCGAAGAATGGAAGAATGCCCTATTGAGCATCAAAGCGTTTGTCGGCGAGTTTTCCATAAACTTTAGTGGGGGCGAACCTTTTATTAAAAAAGGATTTATAGATTTACTTGCCTTTTGCGGCGCGAATGGCATCCACAGCGGCGTGACAACAAATGGCTCGTGCATGACGAAGGAAAATGCAGAAAAAACTGTAGCAGCTCGGCCTTTTAATGTCAATTTTTCAGTCGATGGCCCTAATGCCGAACTTCATGATTACCTTCGCGGTTATCCAGGATTATTTGCCAAGCTTTCTAACGGCATTAAATATCTGCGCGAGGAGTGTGACAAACAGGGTGTGAAGTTTCCGATTACCGTCAAACCGACGATTAATAAATTAAATTTCCGTTTGTTGCCTGATATCGTTGAGTGGGCGGAAAAAATGGGAGTGACAACCGTCAACTTCCAGCCGGTTAATCGGTGGACACAAGAAACTTATGAAGAACTGTGGGTTGAACAAGAAGACCAAGAAGAATTCGCAAACGTAATTGAGCGCCTGATTGAAATGAAGAAAAACGGCGCACCCATTATGAACAGCGATGAAATCTTGCGACTCATGCTGCCCCACTTCCGTGAAGAAAAAGCGCCGGCGGAAAATATGCCTTGTCGGGTGGGACTTCGCAATTACTGGATTGAAACGGATGGAAATGTAAAACTATGTAATGACTATCCCGTAATTGGCAATGTCAAAAACGAAAGTGCGCGAGATATTTGGTATGGCAAAAAAGCGCAAAAAGTTCGTCAGCAAACTTTGGATTGTGGGAAACTTTGCCTGATTACCTGTGTGTCACAAAAAACTCTCATGGACAAAGTTAAAATGGGGCTGAAACTTCTGCATAACTGA